CGAGGAACTGGATCCTTCCGTCAGTCATTTTGGCCTGAAACTGCGGGAATTTCGACGGCATCATCCTTGGCTGCAGCAGAACTTCACCGGCCGCGATCGCTTCAATCGCATCAGCGACGATCAGCGCACCATTTTCTATGGGTATCGCAGCCATCTAGACCCAGACCATGGCCACGGTTTAGACGAAGTCGTGATGATCGCTCATATGGGAGGCGAACCCATGGTGGTGAATCCAGGGGATTGGCTGCAGCTGGACATGACCGAGTGGCAAGTAGTGGTGGCCAGCCCAGGCCTGAATCTAGAAGATCTCGCGGATCTACGGGGCTTTGAACTGCGGGATGGACAAGGGGTGCTCTTAAAATCTGTGCCCCGGTCAGCTCCTTCCACTGCAAACTTGAGTTTGGAAGAACGCCTGGGAGCCCGCCATTAAGAGGGAGAGATGGAAAACGGAGGACGGAGGACGGAAAGCAGGTAGCGTGGGTCGTTTTACTTAAGCGAGAGACGTTATGAATAGCCAGGGAAGGACCCACGGGGGAAAGAGAGGACTGAGGGCGGAGGAAAGTGATGAGTTTTGAGTTTTGAGTTTTGAGTTCTCCTGGTAATGATTGAATTCAACCCTCAACAAGTCAATGGCCAAAGCTCCCTTTCCTGCCCATATCTGTCGTTTGCTTGTCAGGTAGCAAGAGCTCCTCTCGAGGTCCATGGCCACTGACCAGATGCCATATCAGGCCTTTAAGCACCCAATCCTATACCCTGTTCCCGAGGCGCTAACTTCCCCAACTGGGAGATTCACTGATATGACCATCTTCCAGGTAGGTGATGCGGTCGGCGATATCGGTGATGCGAGGGTCGTGGGTGATGATTAAGACCGTACAGCCTTGCTCCCGGGCCAAGGCATTCATCAGCTCTACGACGGCGCGGCCAGTTTTGGAATCTAAGGCAGCGGTGGGTTCATCGGCCATGAGGATCTGGGGCTCGCCAGCCAAAGCCCGGGCAATGGCGACCCGTTGTTTTTGACCACCAGAGAGATCCTGGGGCAATCGCTGGCTGACGTCGGCAAGGTCTACCTGGGAGAGCAAGGTGCGGGCTCTAGCCGCAATGGCAGATTTAGGATAATCCTTAATCTTCAGGGCCAGTTCGATATTCTCGGCGGCGGTGAGGGCGGGAAATAGATTGAAATCCTGAAAAACGAAGCCCAGGTGATGGCGGCGAAACCGAGTTCGGTCTTGCCGTGACATTTGCGTGATCTTGTGCCCCAGCAACGCCACCTGGCCAGCTGTCGGGGTGAGAATGCCGGCCAGAATCGAGAGCAGGGTGGTTTTGCCAGACCCAGATGGCCCCATGAGCAGGCGAATTTCGCCCTGATTAACCGTCAGATCAACCCCTTTCAGGACCTTCACCTGACTCAGGCCAGAGCGAAACACCATCTGGATGTCGGTGGCTGCGATCGCAACTGGCCCCCATTCCGCCGAAGGCAGCCATGGCAATGGCCGTGATGATTCTGACACTGAACAGAACTCAACCATGGTTTTCCGCACCCCTAGGCTTTAAACACGCGACCCGGGTCCACCCGCATCACCTTCTGAATGGCAAAAGTAGCCGAGCCCAGACACATCAATACCGTAATTCCCAGGACCCCTGTGGCTGAGACTGGGGTAATCCAGATCAAAATGCCCTGACTGGCTTGGGTCCAAACCCCTAGCCCCCAACAGAGGGCGACACCAGGTATATAGCCCAAGATCGCCATCCAGAGCGCCTGTTCTACGATGACCCCATAGATATCCCAGTCGGATGCCCCAATCGCCTTTAGGGTGGCAAACTCCTTCAGGTGCTCCGACACCGAGGTGTAGAGAATCTGAGCCACGATCACCATCCCCACCATGACCCCGACTACAGCGCCTAAGCTCAAGACGAAGCCGACTCCGGTGCGATCGCGCCAATAGGCTTGGGTGTCCTCTATGAGTTCTGCCCGGGTAAACGCTCGGGTCCCAGGTATAGCCTGTTCCAACCGCTGTTTTAAGGCTGACAGATCCTGGCCCGGGGCCGCCTCCACCAGGAGATAGGCAACGGGAGTATCGGCAGCTAGCTCCTGCGGTGGCGGCGGTGCCGCAGCGGTGGTCTGATCTCGCTGATAGGTATTGACACAATTGAGCCCCCCTGCTTCAAATTGGCAAGTCAGCTCAGAGGAATATCCCTCAGTGGTGTAAGCGCTGGCATTGGCCAAGGAGGCAAAGACAAATTTGCTTGACACCATCGATTGGGTATCCTCGGTAAATCCCACCACTCGTACCGGTAGGGAGCGAATTCGAGCACTATCGCCCACAGATTCGATGCCAAAGCTACGCCGATTCACCCGATCGATGATAGCCGTGTAAGGCTGTTTCAGCGCCTGCAGGCCCTCTGACGTTACCATCCCTGGCCGAAATAAGCTGCCGTCGGGATCGAAGCCAAAAATACGCAAGGTGGTGAGTTCATTGCCGGGGGAAAACCAGCGGCCAGAGCCAATCAGCAGGGGTTCCACCTGCGCTGTTCCATCCACCTGACGAGCCTGACGGATCAGCAAATAGGGAAATGGTTCGGTCAGCTCAAAGTTGACCCAATTATCGGAGGCAACCCAGACATCGGCCTGGGACTGCTGAATTAGCAGGGTGGTGGAGCGAGTAAACCCCTTCAAGACCCCAGTTTGAATCGTCACCAAACTGACCGCAAACAAAATCCCTGCCTGGGCCACCAAAAACCGCGGCAGATCCTTCAATAAATTTTTACGGGCCAAGGAAATCATGCCGCTGAACTAGAGGAAAGGGGACAGTGAATCTGCTGCAGGACAGACAGGCCTTCCAGTAGGGTCCGTTGCTCACTAATGTGAGGTAATTTCACCTGGGCATCGTCGGCCTGCCCAGGGGCCAAGCGTTGTCGTCGCAACTGGCGAAAACTTCCCGGTGACAGCAGGTTGAGCTGTGGCGGACGGATGTCGTGGGCCTGTCGCTTCAAGCCATAAGAAGGGTTAGCCCGTTGTAATTGCCGGTCAAACTCAACCAGCCAGGTCTCTAGGTTGATCTGACTCATTCCAGTCGGTCCAGGTGCCGACAGCTCCATATTCAATACATAGTAGGGAGCCAAAATATCGGATGACAGAGTGAGGCAAAAGTCTTCCACAGCTAAGGCATGCTGACGTTGCAAAGCAGCCATCACCTGAATCACATGCTCTTCAGTGGTTTTCTCAGAGATGGCCGATAGGGTACCACCGCGACGATAGCGGAAGGTGATCAGGGGCACGCCCTGTTGCCAGCCTACCACCTCGACAATATCGCCAATGTCATAGCGATAGAAGCCTGAATAATTGGTGACTAGAAGCCGATATTGCTCTCCTAGAGTGAGTTCATGGGGGAGTAGGACCGTCTTGCTAGCGGTGTCATCGACGGGAATGAATTCGAAAAAGTTACTCTCAATGGCCAGTAAGGCCCCGTCTGTATCGAAATCGCAACAGCCACCGAAGACCGCCTCCGACGCGGAGTAGGTGCCGCCAAAGACCGGGCAATCGCCGAAGTACTCAGGAAAGCGCTCCAGGTAAAAATCCGAGGGGCCACCCCGGGCTGTGGCCACAAAGGCCAGGTGGGGCCAGGCATGGCGAGGTAATAGGCGGCCTTCTGCCTGCAGACTCTCCCGGAGCTGGGCGGCTCGGTCTGGGGCCGGTGACAATTGCCGCCCTAGATGACGGCGATAGCCGGGGTCGATGGGGAGACGAGGGCTGAGTTGTCCCCGAGCTAGATCGTCGAGTAGGGACTCGGCCTCCGTCTCGAGATAATGGCAGAGCCGCAGGGCCACGGCCGGAAAGATGGCGGCAATGATGCTCAGTCGAGGCTCAGCCAAGGCAAATAAGAGGCTGATGTAGGTGCGGCTAAAGCTATCGGCTAGCTGCAGGGTCTGGAAGGGTTGGGCGAATATCTGTCGGTGGAGTAACGGCGAGCTGGTGCGCAGTTGGTGGCTACTGATGTGGCCGTAGGGAATGCCGCCAGCGGTATGGCCCAGAGGGGTCGCCGCTGCCGTGAATAGCAGCTTATGTAGCTGTAGCTGCCGCCGCTGCGCCGCCGCGAAGCCGAATCCCATGGTGACCTGATTGGCATAGACTCGATGTCGATGCGATCGCACCGTCACAGGCACCAGCTTCTGCCGGCCAGTGGAGCCACTGCTGACGTTGATATACACTACTGGGTCCGGCGAGACCACATTGGTTTCGCCAGCGGCTGTACGCTCGAAATACTCAGCATAATCAGCGTAGGTGCCAATGGGCAGCCGTTGACGAAACTGCTCTAGGGTAGTCACGCTGGATAATCCCAGGGCCTGGCCCAGGGCTGTATCCTGATGAGTTGTCAGCAATCGCTGCAGAAACCGCTCTTGAATCGAGGCGGCTCGAGGGAGCTTGGCCAGAAAACGGCGTTGTCGCCAACGAGCTGCCATCGCAATTCCAGAGAGGAGGGGAGAGACCATAAGGAACTACCGCTATCGAGGGCCCAGAGTTTGCGACTGAGGCCTGGAGCACAAGGCTGATCTAGAGCAACCCAGCACTCCACACCTGAAGTTGGTGTGATCCAGATACTTCTACAGATTTCTTTACATCCGTAGATTCTCCAGAATAATAGATATTGTGCCGCTCAGGTAATCGAGGTCATGGTCGATCGGCCAAGGCTTTCCTCCTCTGTCGAGGCACCATCCATAGCCCTGGGCCGCTACCATAAGAGCTCTCACAGTCATGGGAAGATCCGTTATGCTCGCTGTTATTTGCTTTGTTGCCGCCTTTGCCCTGGCCAGTCTAGTAGAGTACTGGCTGCATCGGCTCATGCATGTATCGGCCCGCATCGGTGAGCGCCACCGCGATCACCATCGCCGTAACGAGGGCCAAGGAGTGCTATGGGAGTTTCGCGATTACGTTCAGGGTAGTCTGGTGGTAATGGTGATTCCCTTTTTCTTTTCCCTCGAGGCTGGACTGGGCTGGGCTAGTGGCGCCGTGGCCTACGCAGCCTTTTCCGCCTATGCCCATCAGCTCCAACACGAAAACCCCCGCAAGTGTTTCTGGATGAAGATGCCGGTCCACTATGTACACCACAAATATGGCATGTGGCACCACAACTTTGGCCTAGCCGTGGATTGGTGGGACCATATTTTCCGGACCTATAAACCGGTGGAATGGCCTGCCGCCGATGACTTGAACCAACCGGAGCGCTCCCGCTGGGCCCTGCGCTGGTGGTAATGGCCCTTGGTAGCGACTCAGGGGTCTGTCGCACCCACCCGGTTCATGCCAAATAGGGACGCAACTGTCGTCGCGTCCCCACCTTGGAATCAGAGGATTAGGATTAATCTTGACTCGTAATCTTGACTCGTCTGGCTAGCTAGCAGCAGAGCGACTGCGGTCATAGGTGGCCCAGAAGCTGGGGTGCACCTTACCCTGGATATGGTTCCAGTATTGGCTGACATCAGCGGTCAGACCGATTTCATGAGCCAACCGACCCAGCATGGATTGCTGCCGCCGCTTCACGGCGCGGTGATGATTTAGCATCGCCAGGCGGGCCCGGTCTTCTGCTTTGCTCAAGAAGGGTACAGGAGTCGCTTGCACGGCCGTGCTCACGGGAACCTGAGCCGGAGCCGGAGCCGCTGGTTCAGCGGATTGACCGACCCGATAGGCGGCACCGCGGTAAACCAGGTCTAGGGTAGGTTGTTGAACCGCTGCCTTCTTGACAGAGCGGAAACGAATGTCGACGCCCCGATACTTACCAATTTCATTGGTGTCTTTCACATCCACAGCGGGTGGATTGTAATCGTAAGAAACGCCGCGATAGGTGAGTTTCATGTTATCGCCTCCAGAAAGATCAATTAACGGCATTGATCCTATAGATATGAGGCGCGTTCCTTCGGGGGGATCAACCCCTACTTCCGTCCCTCTAGGCTCAACCAGGATCCAATCTTTCGAGCTAGTCTTTCGAGCTAGAGAGATGAACGATTTACTTTCCTTCTGTATAATACACTACGGTTTTTCGGTCTGACAAGGGCTATGTCAGGGATTCATGAAAATAAATCGGCTATTTTAGGGCCGCCGTGGTGCCTCGGGATGCCCAATTGCCTCCATTGAGGGGCATGGTCAGGGTAAGGCAATATCGCTATGATTTGGCTAGATATGTCGGCCAGCGCCCCGGTCCCGATCAGATTCTGAGTAGTGGTTGGGGGATGGACAATAGGCGCTAGCGAGAGAAACGACCTGTTGTGGTTGGGGGCTGGTCTGCTATGTCCATTCCATCAGGACAGTGCCATGGTGGCCTTTGATGTTCGCCGGTATCGCTATCACGTCTTGGGGATAGGGGGTGCGATCGCATCCTTACTAATCAGTCAAACCCCCACCTCAGCCATACCAGTGCGAGTCAATCGCTGGCTGCAGGTGCGACAAGTTACTGGCAACGTCACTTATCTAGAGCGACGTCAAAGCCAACCGGCACGAGTAGGCCAGCGACTCACGGCCATTGGTGACGGCCTTCGCACCACCTCTAACTCCACGGCCCAACTGGAAGTTGACACCGGCATTGGCTTTATTGATGTGTTTGAGCGCACCGAACTGCGCATTCGGGCCCTGAGTGTGGCCCCTGACAATGGCCGCATCACTCACCTCACCCTAGAGCAGGGGCAAATTCGAGTGCGCACCCGCTCCTTCACCCATGAGGGCTCAGAACTTGAAATCGAAACCCCAGCTGGGGTCAGTGGTGTGCGGGGGACTGAGTTTGGCCTCGGGGTACAACCCACCGGCCAAACCGGCACGGCCACCCAGGCAGGGGCCGTGGCAACCACTGCCCAGGACCAAACCGTGATGGTGCCAGGGGGCTTTCAAAACCTAATGGTGCCAGGGTCGCCACCGACAGCACCAGTGCCCTTGCGCAACGATACCAGCTTGGTGGTGCGGCGCAACTTCTTGATCGAGGGCAATGTCCGCTATGTGCAGCTGGTGGGGCAAGTCGATCCCGTCAACATTGTGTTGGTTGATGGGGAACAACAGACCGTCAGCGCGGTCGGAGAATTTCGTCTCACCCGCCCCGCCGCCACTCGTACAGC
This portion of the Halomicronema hongdechloris C2206 genome encodes:
- a CDS encoding ABC transporter ATP-binding protein, translated to MVEFCSVSESSRPLPWLPSAEWGPVAIAATDIQMVFRSGLSQVKVLKGVDLTVNQGEIRLLMGPSGSGKTTLLSILAGILTPTAGQVALLGHKITQMSRQDRTRFRRHHLGFVFQDFNLFPALTAAENIELALKIKDYPKSAIAARARTLLSQVDLADVSQRLPQDLSGGQKQRVAIARALAGEPQILMADEPTAALDSKTGRAVVELMNALAREQGCTVLIITHDPRITDIADRITYLEDGHISESPSWGS
- a CDS encoding FtsX-like permease family protein: MISLARKNLLKDLPRFLVAQAGILFAVSLVTIQTGVLKGFTRSTTLLIQQSQADVWVASDNWVNFELTEPFPYLLIRQARQVDGTAQVEPLLIGSGRWFSPGNELTTLRIFGFDPDGSLFRPGMVTSEGLQALKQPYTAIIDRVNRRSFGIESVGDSARIRSLPVRVVGFTEDTQSMVSSKFVFASLANASAYTTEGYSSELTCQFEAGGLNCVNTYQRDQTTAAAPPPPQELAADTPVAYLLVEAAPGQDLSALKQRLEQAIPGTRAFTRAELIEDTQAYWRDRTGVGFVLSLGAVVGVMVGMVIVAQILYTSVSEHLKEFATLKAIGASDWDIYGVIVEQALWMAILGYIPGVALCWGLGVWTQASQGILIWITPVSATGVLGITVLMCLGSATFAIQKVMRVDPGRVFKA
- a CDS encoding GH3 auxin-responsive promoter family protein; the encoded protein is MAARWRQRRFLAKLPRAASIQERFLQRLLTTHQDTALGQALGLSSVTTLEQFRQRLPIGTYADYAEYFERTAAGETNVVSPDPVVYINVSSGSTGRQKLVPVTVRSHRHRVYANQVTMGFGFAAAQRRQLQLHKLLFTAAATPLGHTAGGIPYGHISSHQLRTSSPLLHRQIFAQPFQTLQLADSFSRTYISLLFALAEPRLSIIAAIFPAVALRLCHYLETEAESLLDDLARGQLSPRLPIDPGYRRHLGRQLSPAPDRAAQLRESLQAEGRLLPRHAWPHLAFVATARGGPSDFYLERFPEYFGDCPVFGGTYSASEAVFGGCCDFDTDGALLAIESNFFEFIPVDDTASKTVLLPHELTLGEQYRLLVTNYSGFYRYDIGDIVEVVGWQQGVPLITFRYRRGGTLSAISEKTTEEHVIQVMAALQRQHALAVEDFCLTLSSDILAPYYVLNMELSAPGPTGMSQINLETWLVEFDRQLQRANPSYGLKRQAHDIRPPQLNLLSPGSFRQLRRQRLAPGQADDAQVKLPHISEQRTLLEGLSVLQQIHCPLSSSSAA
- a CDS encoding sterol desaturase family protein, whose translation is MLAVICFVAAFALASLVEYWLHRLMHVSARIGERHRDHHRRNEGQGVLWEFRDYVQGSLVVMVIPFFFSLEAGLGWASGAVAYAAFSAYAHQLQHENPRKCFWMKMPVHYVHHKYGMWHHNFGLAVDWWDHIFRTYKPVEWPAADDLNQPERSRWALRWW
- a CDS encoding DUF4278 domain-containing protein, producing MKLTYRGVSYDYNPPAVDVKDTNEIGKYRGVDIRFRSVKKAAVQQPTLDLVYRGAAYRVGQSAEPAAPAPAQVPVSTAVQATPVPFLSKAEDRARLAMLNHHRAVKRRQQSMLGRLAHEIGLTADVSQYWNHIQGKVHPSFWATYDRSRSAAS
- a CDS encoding FecR family protein; this translates as MVAFDVRRYRYHVLGIGGAIASLLISQTPTSAIPVRVNRWLQVRQVTGNVTYLERRQSQPARVGQRLTAIGDGLRTTSNSTAQLEVDTGIGFIDVFERTELRIRALSVAPDNGRITHLTLEQGQIRVRTRSFTHEGSELEIETPAGVSGVRGTEFGLGVQPTGQTGTATQAGAVATTAQDQTVMVPGGFQNLMVPGSPPTAPVPLRNDTSLVVRRNFLIEGNVRYVQLVGQVDPVNIVLVDGEQQTVSAVGEFRLTRPAATRTALQIQVITPLGRQQIHEVRLLAPDT